Proteins from a genomic interval of Diospyros lotus cultivar Yz01 chromosome 6, ASM1463336v1, whole genome shotgun sequence:
- the LOC127803987 gene encoding GATA transcription factor 18-like: MHRCSNSQTNSFSMLFNTQPLDEADMYPYSFPPSSSSSSSSSVDCTLSLGTPSTRLSGDGDKRSHHDRRPSSCMSGYCWDMLQAKNAPSSPPTHKASRGGNGGTGKSPGADPLLARRCANCDTTSTPLWRNGPRGPKSLCNACGIRFKKEERRATAAAASGAAPGAMEQPQHMINNSWVQHPQSQKLPCFSPAIGGHEFRFIDDADRDGEGGGIPFLSWRINVTDRPSLVHDFTR, translated from the exons ATGCATCGCTGCAGTAATTCTCAGACCAATTCCTTTTCGATGCTATTCAACACCCAGCCGCTTGACGAAGCCGATATGTACCCGTATTCCTTccccccctcctcctcctcctcctcctcctcttctgtTGATTGTACTCTCTCTCTTGGAACGCCGTCCACTCGCCTCAGTGGCGACGGCGACAAGCGGAGCCACCATGATCGCCGCCCCAGCTCCTGCATGTCGGGCTACTGCTGGGATATGTTGCAGGCCAAGAATGCTCCCTCGTCGCCACCAACTCACAAGGCCAGCCGCGGAGGCAATGGCGGCACTGGCAAGAGCCCTGGCGCCGACCCTCTCCTTGCCAGGCGCTGCGCTAACTGCGACACCACCTCCACTCCTCTCTGGCGTAACGGCCCAAGAGGCCCGAAG TCACTTTGCAATGCCTGCGGAATTCGGTTCAAGAAGGAGGAGCGGAGAGCAACCGCCGCGGCGGCGAGCGGGGCGGCGCCGGGAGCAATGGAGCAGCCTCAGCACATGATAAACAACTCGTGGGTGCAGCACCCGCAGTCCCAGAAGCTGCCGTGCTTCTCTCCGGCCATCGGTGGCCACGAATTCAGGTTTATCGACGATGCCGACCGCGACGGCGAAGGCGGCGGCATTCCCTTCCTTTCATGGCGGATTAACGTGACGGACAGGCCCAGCCTCGTCCACGATTTCACCAGATAA